The following are encoded together in the Anopheles nili chromosome 3, idAnoNiliSN_F5_01, whole genome shotgun sequence genome:
- the LOC128723963 gene encoding lipase member H, giving the protein MLGQSKMQQLPLASVGLVFIFLAAFQSITEAQKTDNKNVFNTSSCLEKPFRCPHPRIKFYLYTRRTQQTPELIDVLDPESLYYTHWNPSHPVKIVIHGFGGGRNLSPSPDMRKAYFTRGNYNIIIVDYGSAVTEPCLSQIEWAPRFGSLCVSQLVKYIANHPRGVRADDMHLIGYSVGAHIAGLVANYLTPTEGKLGRITGLDPTIFFYAGSNNSRDLDPSDAHFVDIIHTGAGILGQWSPGGHADFYVNGGTSQPGCASSTIFQTLACDHTKVTPYFIESINSERGFWAGPCPTLISYLLGWCEPKDSDYVLMGEHLSRQARGVFYVTTNAKPPYARGFPGKNRRTAKTSEYSGVRRK; this is encoded by the exons CTCAAAAGACGGATAACAAAAATGTGTTCAACACTAGCTCGTGTTTGGAGAAGCCTTTTCGATGTCCTCATCCCAGGATCAAGTTCTATCTTTACACGCGCCGTACTCAACAAACTCCGGAGCTGATCGATGTCCTGGATCCGGAGTCGCTTTACTACACGCACTGGAATCCTTCACACCCAGTGAAGATCGTCATCCATGGGTTTGGTGGAGGTCGTAATCTCTCTCCAAGTCCGGATATGCGGAAGGCGTACTTCACACGCGGGAACtacaacatcatcatcgtggaCTACGGCTCGGCAGTGACGGAACCGTGTCTCAGCCAGATAGAATGGGCTCCTCGCTTTGGGAGCCTTTGTGTGTCGCAGCTGGTGAAGTACATCGCCAACCATCCTCGAGGAGTTCGGGCCGATGATATGCACCTGATTGGGTACAGTGTTGGAGCACACATTGCCGGTTTGGTAGCGAACTATCTCACTCCGACTGAAGGAAAACTGGGACGTATCACCGGACTAGATCCAACGATCTTCTTTTACGCGGGATCAAACAATTCCCGCGATCTGGATCCATCTGATGCACACTTCGTGGACATCATCCACACAGGAGCCGGTATTCTGGGACAGTGGAGTCCAGGAGGACATGCGGACTTTTATGTTAACGGTGGCACCAGTCAGCCGGGTTGTGCTAGTTCCACCATCTTTC AAACTCTCGCTTGCGACCATACAAAGGTAACGCCGTACTTCATCGAATCCATCAACAGTGAGCGAGGATTCTGGGCCGGTCCGTGTCCAACACTAATATCATACCTCCTCGGGTGGTGCGAACCGAAGGACTCCGATTACGTCCTCATGGGAGAACACCTGTCCAGACA AGCCCGTGGAGTGTTCTACGTTACGACAAACGCGAAACCTCCATACGCCCGAGGCTTTCCAGGCAAAAACCGACGCACCGCAAAAACGTCCGAGTACAGCGGCGTCAGGCGGAAGTAG